In a single window of the Halolamina litorea genome:
- a CDS encoding ArsR/SmtB family transcription factor, which translates to MGRGQSEEKLLDTLGDGRARRILAEVAQRPASVKELTERLDFSRATIYRRIEELRGHGLVDERTFVADDGNHYSEYRSDFGGTVVSLEDEEYDVRVFQSDEGAPEPLERR; encoded by the coding sequence ATGGGCAGAGGTCAGTCGGAGGAAAAACTGCTCGACACCCTCGGAGACGGCCGGGCACGGCGAATCCTGGCCGAAGTTGCCCAACGACCCGCTTCGGTGAAGGAGCTGACAGAGCGCTTGGACTTCTCTCGGGCGACGATCTATCGGCGGATCGAAGAACTCCGGGGACACGGGCTCGTTGACGAGCGGACCTTCGTGGCCGACGACGGGAACCACTACAGCGAGTACCGCTCGGACTTCGGGGGCACGGTCGTCTCCCTAGAGGACGAGGAGTACGACGTCCGCGTCTTTCAGAGCGACGAGGGCGCCCCCGAACCGCTCGAACGGCGCTGA
- a CDS encoding fla cluster protein FlaF yields MGFSVSGATAVLFVGLLVGAATLYPAVDQYAERTADAANADDERLLTQRNTAIETVNATYNATADELTVAVRNTGASTLSVSKTDLLVDGSYARFSAANTTVSGDPATDIWAPGQTLRVTLSDPAEPSRVKVVSGPGVAVTAPVEVR; encoded by the coding sequence ATGGGGTTCAGTGTCAGCGGCGCGACGGCGGTGCTCTTCGTCGGTCTCCTCGTGGGCGCGGCGACGCTGTACCCCGCCGTCGATCAGTACGCCGAGCGTACGGCGGACGCGGCGAACGCCGACGACGAGCGCCTGCTGACCCAGCGCAACACCGCCATCGAGACGGTGAACGCGACGTACAATGCCACCGCAGACGAACTGACCGTCGCCGTCCGAAACACCGGCGCGAGTACGCTCTCGGTCTCGAAGACGGACCTGCTCGTCGACGGCAGCTACGCTCGGTTCTCTGCGGCGAACACGACCGTCAGCGGCGATCCGGCGACCGACATCTGGGCACCCGGTCAGACCCTGCGGGTGACGCTCAGCGACCCCGCCGAACCGAGTCGAGTCAAGGTCGTCAGCGGGCCGGGGGTCGCCGTCACCGCCCCGGTGGAGGTGCGCTGA
- a CDS encoding archaellin/type IV pilin N-terminal domain-containing protein, whose translation MKLPTHDDSDRGQVGIGTLIIFIALVLVAAVAAGVLVTTADDLQSRASDTGADAQAQVSNQIDVVSATGAVGANDSISNITLVVKKSPGSDPIDLSEATIEYTSSGSSETLSQGSTTDSTTFTTVDLDGTEATVLEDTDERIEIEIDTASIEAGDGLAEGSDADLRIVDQSGATTIYGVNVPDVLTGDYAQV comes from the coding sequence ATGAAACTACCAACACACGACGACTCCGACCGTGGGCAGGTCGGTATCGGGACACTGATCATCTTCATCGCGCTGGTACTGGTGGCCGCGGTCGCCGCAGGCGTCCTCGTCACGACGGCTGACGACCTCCAATCCCGCGCATCGGACACTGGGGCGGACGCACAGGCACAGGTCTCCAACCAGATCGACGTTGTATCAGCGACGGGTGCAGTCGGTGCTAATGACAGCATCAGCAACATCACGCTCGTCGTGAAGAAGTCGCCGGGCTCGGATCCGATCGACCTCTCCGAGGCGACGATCGAGTACACGAGCAGTGGGAGCTCCGAAACGTTGAGTCAGGGAAGCACCACGGACAGCACGACGTTCACGACCGTGGACCTCGACGGCACTGAAGCCACTGTACTCGAGGACACGGACGAACGTATCGAGATCGAGATCGACACTGCGAGTATCGAGGCCGGTGACGGTCTCGCGGAGGGCAGCGACGCCGACCTCCGGATCGTCGACCAGTCGGGTGCGACGACGATCTACGGCGTGAACGTCCCGGACGTGCTGACGGGCGACTACGCACAGGTGTAA
- a CDS encoding acyl carrier protein, producing the protein MKEPNEAIDIDERVTTIVADVFNEDAESITRSTEFVGDLNAKSMDIIALLAALEGEFGFPISAADVRRNETVGEASDWISQELDARDA; encoded by the coding sequence ATGAAGGAACCAAACGAAGCGATCGACATCGATGAGCGCGTCACCACCATCGTCGCGGACGTGTTCAACGAGGATGCCGAGAGCATTACTCGGAGCACCGAGTTCGTGGGCGACCTCAACGCGAAATCGATGGACATCATCGCGCTGCTGGCCGCCCTGGAAGGGGAGTTCGGCTTCCCGATCTCCGCGGCGGACGTGCGGCGAAACGAGACTGTCGGGGAGGCATCCGACTGGATCAGCCAGGAACTCGACGCTCGTGACGCCTGA
- a CDS encoding CBS domain-containing protein, producing MDIADIVSEEYVSFSPDTRVSKLTGAFEDAAVKGVVVHGDEFEGVVTRKQLATSHHQPDEKIGSLTWHVPRLAPDEDVRKVAQLMIDSDSGLLPVFDGRELSGVVTVDGVLEAVKPFLDAATVAEAHSDDLVVLDPGSTFGEALHVLRDHRISHLPVVEDGDAVGILSLYDVIDLTVRPEQGSKGGRPSGIDSYGGDMSSGSGRSHGGFGAREGELARVLDLPVRDVMTTPVRTIDPEATLETAVEEMFAVDASSLVVTRNGDPFGIVTKTDVLDALTWEAGGSRSVQLYGSDLIDDIQYEEIVEMVEKFDDRDGGMAVLDARIHFHKHDEKFRGTPLLRASIRLHTDRGQYIASGEGYGANHALNEARDVLERQIRERKTYGRSKKHPDEEFWEKRFGWLLEE from the coding sequence ATGGATATCGCCGATATCGTCTCCGAGGAGTACGTATCGTTCTCGCCCGACACCCGCGTTTCGAAGCTCACCGGGGCGTTCGAGGACGCCGCCGTCAAAGGCGTCGTCGTCCACGGCGACGAGTTCGAGGGGGTCGTCACGAGAAAGCAGCTCGCCACCTCACACCACCAGCCCGACGAGAAGATCGGCTCGCTGACGTGGCACGTCCCCCGGCTTGCCCCCGACGAGGACGTACGGAAAGTCGCCCAACTCATGATCGACAGCGACTCCGGGCTGCTGCCGGTGTTCGACGGCCGCGAACTCAGCGGCGTCGTCACCGTCGACGGCGTCCTCGAGGCGGTCAAGCCGTTCCTCGACGCCGCGACCGTCGCCGAAGCCCACAGCGACGACCTCGTCGTCCTCGACCCCGGTTCAACGTTCGGCGAGGCCCTCCACGTCCTCCGGGACCACCGGATCAGCCACCTCCCGGTCGTCGAGGACGGGGACGCGGTCGGGATCCTGAGCCTCTACGACGTGATCGACCTCACCGTCCGCCCGGAACAGGGGAGCAAAGGCGGGAGGCCGAGCGGTATCGACTCCTACGGCGGCGACATGTCCTCCGGGAGCGGGCGGTCCCACGGCGGGTTCGGGGCCCGCGAGGGGGAGCTCGCCAGAGTCCTCGACCTGCCGGTTCGGGACGTGATGACCACGCCGGTTCGGACGATCGACCCCGAGGCGACCCTCGAAACGGCCGTCGAGGAGATGTTCGCCGTCGACGCCTCATCGCTGGTCGTCACGCGGAACGGGGATCCCTTCGGGATCGTCACCAAGACCGACGTGCTCGACGCGCTCACGTGGGAAGCCGGCGGGAGCCGCTCGGTCCAACTCTACGGCTCCGACCTGATCGACGATATCCAGTACGAGGAAATCGTCGAGATGGTCGAGAAGTTCGACGACCGCGACGGCGGGATGGCCGTCCTAGACGCCCGGATCCACTTCCACAAACACGACGAGAAGTTCCGTGGGACGCCGCTGTTGCGTGCCAGCATCCGCTTACACACCGACCGCGGGCAGTATATCGCCTCCGGGGAGGGGTACGGTGCGAACCACGCGCTCAACGAGGCACGTGACGTGCTCGAACGGCAGATCCGCGAACGGAAAACGTACGGCCGAAGCAAGAAACACCCCGACGAGGAGTTCTGGGAGAAACGGTTCGGCTGGCTGCTCGAGGAGTGA
- a CDS encoding ABC transporter permease, with amino-acid sequence MAELDGSGDAIAGTGGTAESANAAVDSGLTKRLARRFPAASLAIRNLSRQRLRAGLAALGIVIGVFAVVTLGMLGTALQTAALAELGGLGNQVIVSPADGGDALGPRELAAIEQAAAGGGTVVPLKSGGGAVSGPDGQSFAQLYGTSQPAALFGVGGVPDYLRQGAVVGDDLAEGLGARVGSTIEIEGNRYRVVAVIDSEGTFSPIRPESAVVLPPGEFVTDDYTQVVVQADSADDARAIADGVRDRLNAGEERVSVLSLTSVLSRITEFFALLNGFLLAVAGISLVVAGVSIFNVMLMTVSERRGEIGVLRAVGIHRTEVLRTLLVEATLLGVGGGALGTVLGAGVVVGIALNTRLPLDAVFVPTNGLVALGAFGFGVLIALVGGLYPAYRAAWEPPVESLRG; translated from the coding sequence GTGGCTGAACTCGACGGCTCCGGCGACGCCATCGCCGGGACCGGGGGGACTGCTGAGTCCGCGAACGCCGCCGTCGACTCAGGTCTCACGAAGCGTCTCGCACGGCGGTTCCCCGCCGCTTCGCTGGCGATCCGGAACCTCTCGCGCCAGCGGCTCAGAGCGGGGTTGGCGGCGCTCGGTATCGTCATCGGTGTCTTCGCCGTCGTCACGCTCGGGATGCTCGGCACGGCGCTCCAGACCGCTGCACTGGCCGAACTCGGCGGGCTCGGGAACCAGGTCATCGTCAGCCCGGCCGACGGGGGCGACGCCCTCGGCCCGCGCGAACTCGCCGCGATCGAACAGGCCGCCGCCGGCGGGGGGACCGTCGTTCCGCTGAAGTCCGGCGGCGGGGCCGTCTCCGGCCCTGACGGCCAGTCTTTCGCCCAACTCTATGGCACCAGCCAGCCAGCGGCCCTGTTCGGCGTCGGCGGCGTCCCCGACTACCTCCGGCAGGGCGCCGTCGTCGGCGACGACCTCGCCGAGGGGTTGGGCGCCCGAGTCGGCTCGACCATCGAGATCGAGGGGAACCGCTACCGGGTCGTCGCTGTGATCGATTCCGAGGGGACGTTCTCGCCGATCAGGCCCGAGTCAGCGGTCGTGCTCCCGCCCGGGGAGTTCGTGACCGACGATTACACGCAGGTCGTCGTGCAGGCCGACTCCGCCGACGACGCCCGGGCCATCGCCGACGGCGTCCGCGACCGCCTGAACGCGGGCGAGGAGCGTGTCTCCGTGCTCTCGTTGACCAGCGTGCTCTCCCGGATCACGGAGTTCTTCGCCCTACTCAACGGCTTCCTGCTCGCGGTGGCGGGCATCTCGCTGGTCGTCGCCGGCGTCTCCATCTTCAACGTTATGCTGATGACGGTCTCCGAGCGCCGCGGCGAGATCGGTGTGCTGCGAGCCGTCGGCATCCACCGCACCGAGGTGCTCCGGACGCTGCTGGTCGAGGCGACGCTGCTCGGCGTCGGCGGCGGCGCCCTCGGGACCGTCCTCGGTGCGGGCGTCGTTGTCGGCATCGCCCTCAACACGCGGCTGCCGCTCGACGCGGTGTTCGTGCCCACCAACGGTCTCGTCGCGCTCGGTGCGTTCGGATTCGGCGTGCTGATCGCCCTTGTTGGCGGGCTCTACCCGGCCTACCGCGCCGCGTGGGAGCCGCCGGTGGAGTCCCTCCGGGGCTGA
- a CDS encoding ABC transporter ATP-binding protein, whose amino-acid sequence MSKHVREGDATDGADRGPVADPPPLRLDGVTKQYEGGGGTVTALNDVDFTVERGEVTAVMGPSGSGKSTMLNMLGLLDDPTTGSVELLGEPVAGLSAAERTDVRRERVGFVFQDFHLIPTLSAVENVRLPTRFLDDDYTERAVDLLTRVGLGDRLQHTPDELSGGQKQRVAIARSLINEPDVLLADEPTGNLDRDTGEAVLAEINVIAAGGVGVVAVTHDDLVGEYADRTVELVDGVLRG is encoded by the coding sequence ATGAGCAAGCACGTCCGCGAGGGTGACGCGACTGACGGGGCCGATCGGGGCCCCGTGGCCGACCCGCCGCCGCTCAGACTCGACGGCGTCACCAAGCAGTACGAGGGTGGCGGGGGCACCGTCACCGCACTCAACGACGTGGACTTCACCGTCGAACGAGGCGAGGTCACGGCGGTCATGGGCCCCTCCGGGTCGGGGAAGTCGACGATGCTGAACATGCTCGGGCTGCTTGACGACCCGACGACCGGCAGCGTCGAACTGCTCGGCGAGCCGGTCGCGGGCCTCTCGGCGGCCGAGCGAACCGACGTGCGCCGCGAGCGCGTCGGCTTCGTCTTTCAGGACTTCCACCTGATCCCGACGCTGTCTGCCGTCGAGAACGTCCGGTTGCCGACGCGCTTCCTCGACGACGACTACACCGAGCGCGCGGTCGACCTGCTCACCCGCGTCGGGCTCGGGGACCGACTCCAGCACACGCCTGACGAGCTCTCCGGCGGGCAGAAACAGCGCGTGGCCATCGCCCGCTCGCTGATCAACGAGCCCGACGTGTTGCTCGCCGACGAGCCGACGGGCAACCTCGACCGGGACACCGGCGAGGCCGTGCTCGCCGAGATCAACGTCATCGCCGCGGGCGGCGTCGGCGTCGTCGCCGTCACTCACGACGACCTCGTCGGCGAATACGCCGACCGGACCGTGGAACTGGTCGACGGGGTGCTCCGTGGCTGA
- a CDS encoding flagellar protein G translates to MASASVSELIMFIAAVSVAAAVSGALVTTVGGISGSLDERGTDVAADIATDVEVISDPASGAVYDSGNGQVRLLVKNTGRRTIETGGTVIEVLLDGRYVPPSEYSIDVIGGESWHEGDVVRIAVNESLSSGDHRVTVIVESERETLRFTT, encoded by the coding sequence ATGGCCAGCGCCTCGGTGTCGGAACTGATCATGTTCATCGCCGCCGTGAGCGTCGCCGCCGCCGTCTCGGGGGCCCTGGTTACCACGGTCGGGGGGATCTCCGGTTCCCTCGATGAGCGCGGCACCGACGTGGCCGCCGACATCGCCACCGACGTGGAGGTCATCAGCGACCCGGCCAGCGGGGCCGTCTACGACAGCGGGAACGGCCAGGTTCGACTCCTCGTCAAGAACACCGGGCGGCGGACCATCGAGACGGGCGGCACAGTCATCGAGGTGCTGCTCGACGGACGGTACGTCCCGCCCTCCGAGTACAGCATCGACGTCATCGGCGGCGAGAGTTGGCACGAGGGCGACGTCGTCCGGATCGCCGTGAACGAATCGCTGTCGAGCGGTGACCACCGGGTCACCGTCATCGTCGAAAGCGAACGCGAAACCCTGAGGTTCACCACGTGA
- a CDS encoding helix-turn-helix transcriptional regulator, translating into MTRNPESSDLHSRPTGESTPDDAEQTADGRVGDFDTGVTAERLLDELQSGREENAGMSVRLTPEQESEVILDRVLKTLFDDPGFEFEEQTVKENLEEILLVLIAHRSSNTHGKSLMGDLTAIFGTRLSPGTVYPQLHELEAAGALRVQELVRTKEYQVEDEQVLRDRVTATMEQHLAFGLFLQAALEELP; encoded by the coding sequence ATGACTCGAAACCCGGAGAGTTCTGATCTTCACTCCCGCCCGACCGGGGAATCGACGCCTGACGACGCCGAACAGACGGCAGACGGACGGGTGGGAGACTTCGACACCGGCGTGACCGCCGAGCGGTTGCTCGACGAGCTGCAGTCCGGCCGAGAGGAAAACGCGGGGATGAGCGTGCGGCTCACGCCCGAACAGGAGTCCGAGGTCATACTCGATCGGGTGTTGAAGACGCTGTTCGACGACCCGGGGTTCGAGTTCGAGGAGCAGACGGTCAAAGAGAACCTCGAGGAGATCCTGCTGGTCTTGATCGCCCACCGCTCGTCGAACACCCACGGCAAGAGCCTGATGGGCGACCTCACCGCCATCTTCGGGACCAGACTGAGTCCCGGCACCGTCTACCCACAGCTTCACGAACTGGAAGCGGCCGGGGCGCTCCGGGTTCAGGAACTGGTTCGGACGAAGGAGTATCAGGTCGAGGACGAACAGGTCCTCAGGGACCGCGTCACCGCAACGATGGAGCAGCACCTCGCGTTCGGACTCTTCTTGCAGGCCGCACTCGAAGAACTGCCGTAG
- a CDS encoding FlaD/FlaE family flagellar protein gives MFGSNDPDTPEESDETRDQAGPSGQEPTGADDGLAPDAGEPGDDGGGGADEEPDVTELDVRIDELNEELDSTDASIRELRSSQEEMADSIDEMSDRVRQLVGVYDRIAAEENPFVDDPSEPDPTAGGSPMSTGGEGWSGDSVIDEGHAREETPEPTTAGAEDDVVSFDDLWDGSEESAGRAPPQEDLQAESDAAPMAEQPPVADRTASTAASAADDALLQSIPNGYAGEVLVMEWLATLMERSGPAGAFRAIDYYENVGWISPTVEQRLVDVIGGPALDVFVDPTQPREPTAEEHAVSHEYLRVMARLNEI, from the coding sequence ATGTTCGGATCGAACGACCCCGACACGCCGGAGGAATCGGACGAGACAAGAGACCAAGCGGGGCCCTCGGGCCAGGAGCCGACCGGCGCCGACGACGGGCTGGCTCCGGACGCTGGGGAACCCGGCGACGACGGCGGCGGCGGCGCCGACGAGGAACCGGACGTGACTGAACTCGACGTCCGGATCGACGAACTGAACGAGGAACTCGACTCGACGGACGCCTCGATCCGCGAACTCCGCTCGTCCCAGGAGGAGATGGCCGATTCCATCGACGAGATGAGCGACCGGGTCAGACAGCTCGTCGGCGTCTACGACCGGATCGCCGCCGAGGAGAACCCCTTCGTCGACGATCCGTCAGAGCCGGACCCAACGGCCGGCGGGTCGCCGATGTCGACGGGCGGCGAGGGGTGGAGCGGTGACTCCGTGATTGACGAGGGACACGCACGCGAGGAAACTCCCGAGCCGACGACCGCCGGCGCGGAGGACGATGTCGTCTCCTTCGACGACCTCTGGGACGGGTCGGAGGAGTCAGCCGGTCGAGCCCCGCCACAAGAAGACCTGCAGGCCGAGAGCGACGCGGCCCCGATGGCGGAACAGCCTCCCGTCGCCGACCGAACGGCGTCGACCGCTGCCTCGGCGGCGGACGACGCGTTGCTCCAGTCCATCCCCAACGGCTACGCCGGGGAGGTGCTGGTGATGGAGTGGCTCGCGACGCTGATGGAGCGCTCCGGCCCCGCGGGCGCGTTCCGCGCCATCGACTACTACGAGAACGTCGGCTGGATCTCGCCGACGGTCGAACAACGGCTCGTCGACGTGATCGGTGGGCCGGCCCTCGACGTGTTCGTCGACCCGACCCAGCCCCGCGAGCCGACGGCCGAGGAGCACGCCGTCTCACACGAGTACCTCCGCGTGATGGCGCGGCTGAACGAGATCTAA
- a CDS encoding phosphate acyltransferase, with translation MSETEPQAERSVLDGFAERVSGQGTRLVFPEGEDERVLRAAAALHDRGLALPTVLGDADAIHATAEAEGIALSGVEVIDPTTAANREGYAAAYGEIRGVSMETALKIVGNELFFGGLAVRTGDADGLVGGCVRTSGELIAAGKEVIGLKPDVSVPSSFFVMAAPDGGVLVFADAALNANPTAEELADIAVTTGESAATLLGWESRVAMLSFSTKGSADHPDVTKVRQATEIARDRTDNGYVDGELQADAALNPEIAARKLDDIGPVSGRANTLVFPDLDAGNIGYKLTQELAGASAYGPVLQGFAAPISDLSRGASVDDIVGAATITAALAVGDQA, from the coding sequence ATGTCTGAGACAGAGCCGCAGGCCGAGCGATCGGTTCTCGACGGGTTCGCGGAGCGGGTCAGCGGACAGGGGACGCGGCTGGTGTTCCCGGAGGGCGAGGACGAGCGAGTGCTCCGGGCCGCCGCGGCGCTGCACGACCGTGGGCTGGCCCTGCCGACAGTCCTCGGCGACGCCGACGCCATCCACGCCACAGCCGAGGCGGAGGGGATCGCGCTATCCGGTGTCGAGGTGATCGATCCGACGACGGCCGCCAATCGGGAGGGATACGCCGCCGCCTACGGCGAGATCCGTGGTGTGTCGATGGAGACGGCGCTGAAGATCGTCGGCAACGAACTGTTCTTCGGGGGGTTAGCGGTGCGGACCGGTGACGCCGATGGCTTAGTTGGCGGCTGTGTCCGGACCTCCGGCGAACTCATCGCCGCGGGGAAGGAGGTGATCGGGCTCAAGCCAGATGTTTCGGTCCCGTCGAGTTTCTTCGTGATGGCGGCGCCCGACGGTGGCGTGCTCGTGTTCGCCGACGCGGCGCTGAACGCGAACCCCACGGCCGAGGAGCTCGCCGACATCGCGGTAACGACCGGTGAGAGCGCAGCGACGCTGCTCGGGTGGGAGTCACGCGTCGCCATGCTCTCATTCTCGACGAAAGGGAGCGCCGACCACCCGGACGTAACCAAGGTCCGGCAGGCGACCGAGATCGCCCGCGATCGGACTGACAACGGCTACGTTGATGGTGAGCTACAGGCCGACGCCGCGTTGAACCCGGAGATCGCCGCACGGAAACTCGACGACATCGGCCCGGTCTCGGGACGGGCGAACACGCTGGTCTTTCCCGATTTGGACGCGGGTAACATCGGCTACAAGCTCACACAGGAACTCGCCGGGGCCAGCGCGTACGGCCCGGTGCTGCAGGGGTTTGCCGCGCCGATCAGCGACCTCTCCCGGGGAGCGTCCGTCGACGACATCGTCGGGGC
- a CDS encoding BtrH N-terminal domain-containing protein, which produces MERVDGYDHQPGSHCGAGALRNVTDYYEMDYTEAACFGIGGGPAFVLYEHPDRPWVTFRTSPLWLERAFFERLGIPHTFRAGDDFETAWANVTGHIDDDDPPILFLDPGSLDYLAEGPGHVPPHAAAVVGYDEEAVLLSDASVPSLQELSRESLREAWSHDRFVPIENEYLVVTNARASEEGNDAAAAGLRQAATYMLAPLEVKRDARGPGEEGLPALRSFADYLGTWGDRSDSTRPVRAARQAIDEHGEGTAYRGLFAESLAELGQRTGLPRELADRMDDVGSEWRTVAEHLAEIDDRENPQPGSFEETATFVADIADQEESIFSALRRELGDRGE; this is translated from the coding sequence ATGGAACGCGTCGATGGCTACGACCACCAGCCCGGGAGCCACTGTGGCGCTGGGGCACTCAGGAACGTTACCGACTATTACGAGATGGACTACACCGAGGCGGCGTGTTTCGGTATCGGCGGCGGCCCGGCGTTCGTCCTCTACGAACACCCCGACCGGCCGTGGGTGACGTTCCGGACCAGTCCGTTGTGGCTGGAGCGGGCGTTCTTCGAGCGGCTCGGAATCCCGCACACGTTCCGTGCGGGCGACGACTTCGAGACCGCGTGGGCGAACGTGACGGGCCACATCGACGACGACGATCCGCCGATCCTGTTCCTCGATCCGGGAAGTCTGGACTACCTCGCCGAGGGGCCGGGGCACGTCCCGCCACACGCCGCCGCCGTCGTCGGCTACGACGAGGAGGCGGTGCTGCTCTCTGACGCCTCGGTGCCGTCGCTACAGGAACTCTCGCGCGAGTCGTTGCGGGAAGCGTGGAGCCACGACCGGTTCGTCCCCATCGAGAACGAGTACCTCGTCGTGACGAACGCACGGGCGAGCGAGGAGGGCAACGACGCCGCCGCGGCCGGCCTCCGACAGGCGGCGACGTACATGCTCGCCCCGCTCGAAGTCAAGCGAGACGCCCGAGGGCCGGGTGAGGAGGGGCTCCCGGCACTACGCTCGTTCGCGGACTACCTCGGGACGTGGGGCGACCGCTCGGACTCGACCCGGCCCGTACGAGCGGCTCGCCAAGCGATCGACGAACACGGGGAGGGCACCGCGTATCGGGGGCTCTTCGCGGAGTCACTCGCCGAACTGGGTCAGCGAACTGGGCTCCCTCGGGAACTGGCCGATCGGATGGACGACGTGGGGTCGGAGTGGCGAACGGTGGCCGAACACCTCGCCGAGATCGACGACCGCGAGAACCCCCAACCGGGGAGCTTCGAGGAGACCGCCACCTTCGTCGCGGACATCGCCGATCAGGAGGAGTCGATCTTCTCGGCACTACGACGGGAGTTGGGCGACCGCGGCGAGTGA
- a CDS encoding DUF7500 family protein, producing MTDEHTNQTGADEAHASNEAEIRSLGEDRYVVTPDGSKDTHGDGESRGAALQGSDPTGGLADLDGAYALELDARFGSAEDDLTVETNDVSVAFDALLRWYADKVAGETPPETVIATLLENTELNVSTQPSRTDTPPTNR from the coding sequence ATGACCGACGAACACACCAACCAGACGGGAGCGGACGAAGCGCACGCATCGAACGAGGCGGAGATCAGGTCGCTCGGGGAGGACCGGTACGTGGTCACCCCCGACGGCTCGAAGGACACGCACGGGGACGGAGAGAGCCGTGGGGCAGCGCTGCAGGGGTCTGACCCGACTGGCGGGCTGGCTGACCTCGACGGCGCCTACGCGCTCGAACTCGACGCGCGATTCGGGAGCGCCGAAGACGACCTGACGGTGGAAACGAACGACGTATCGGTGGCGTTCGACGCGCTGCTGCGCTGGTACGCCGATAAGGTGGCCGGGGAGACGCCACCGGAAACCGTCATCGCGACGCTACTCGAAAACACCGAGCTGAACGTGTCCACTCAGCCCTCACGGACGGACACACCCCCGACGAACAGGTAG
- a CDS encoding alpha/beta fold hydrolase has protein sequence MEAFESARVERLVVDGTGVRCFVAGEGPPLVLLHGGGLDSATLSWRELFPLLSDRFTVYAPDWPGYGASDDPTDSPTTAYYCHMLADLIDELDLDAPALAGVSMGGGAALGYALGHPERVSRLVLIDSYGLGGRVPGGSLGYYFTRLPYVAELTWGMLRRSRWLVALSLRAIVGDADAVTERLVDEAVAAIQRPGAGRTFRRFQRAEVGPNGLRTNYVDRLPDLSVPTLVIHGEADPLVPVEWAVRAGTLMPDAEVRILPDCGHWPPRERPEDVVSLIGEFLE, from the coding sequence ATGGAGGCGTTTGAGTCGGCTCGGGTTGAACGCCTCGTCGTCGACGGGACGGGCGTCCGCTGTTTCGTCGCCGGCGAAGGACCGCCGCTGGTGCTCCTCCACGGGGGCGGTCTCGACTCGGCGACGCTGTCGTGGCGGGAGCTGTTCCCCCTGCTAAGCGATCGCTTCACCGTCTACGCGCCCGACTGGCCCGGCTACGGGGCAAGTGACGATCCGACGGACTCCCCGACCACGGCGTACTACTGCCACATGCTGGCCGACCTGATCGACGAACTCGACCTCGACGCCCCGGCCCTCGCAGGGGTGTCGATGGGCGGCGGGGCGGCGCTGGGCTACGCCCTCGGCCACCCGGAGCGTGTCTCGCGGCTCGTACTGATCGACAGCTACGGTCTCGGCGGGCGCGTCCCCGGCGGATCGCTCGGCTACTACTTCACCCGGTTGCCGTACGTCGCCGAACTGACGTGGGGAATGCTCCGCCGGAGCCGGTGGCTCGTGGCGCTGAGCCTGCGGGCCATCGTCGGCGACGCTGACGCCGTGACCGAGAGGCTGGTCGATGAGGCCGTGGCCGCGATCCAGCGGCCCGGCGCCGGCCGGACGTTCAGGCGCTTCCAGCGGGCCGAGGTCGGCCCCAACGGACTGCGGACGAACTACGTCGACCGCCTCCCAGACCTGTCGGTCCCGACGCTCGTGATCCACGGGGAGGCTGACCCACTCGTTCCCGTCGAGTGGGCCGTTCGTGCCGGGACGCTGATGCCCGACGCGGAAGTGAGGATCCTGCCCGACTGTGGCCACTGGCCGCCGCGTGAGCGGCCTGAGGACGTGGTTTCTCTGATCGGGGAGTTTCTGGAGTGA